Proteins from one Bos indicus x Bos taurus breed Angus x Brahman F1 hybrid chromosome 19, Bos_hybrid_MaternalHap_v2.0, whole genome shotgun sequence genomic window:
- the PEMT gene encoding phosphatidylethanolamine N-methyltransferase isoform X4, protein MSSTWGGETSHHPLVDPILAQLLWRGMVPQAPRRNHAQVPVLKTDHPDALPTESCEMGTQDPKAEQGLWVPPPGLLHPGWGHPALERPALPLLHAGHAEPAPDAEPGQPRGLPRGPGTPGSGWRVRPFQFPGAGLHRDLPRRLLRDPQGGQSDHVPVQRPGQPHVLGQHSHLPGLGHCGRQTLTQQGCSQPFPAHLSPTWGPTDRASRWPKQPDVWKPQKVQGAGIPRASARQPERRPSPRHASPTGLLLTALVALIYMVAIVYEEPFTAEIYQQKASQAYKRS, encoded by the exons ATGTCATCTACTTGGGGAGGAGA GACCTCTCATCACCCCTTGGTGGACCCCATCTTGGCCCAGCTACTCTGGAGGGGGATGGTCCCCCAGGCCCCCAGAAGGAACCATGCGCAGGTTCCTGTCCTGAAAACTGACCATCCAGATGCCCTCCCGACTGAGA GTTGCGAGATGGGAACACAAGACCCGAAAGCTGAGCAAGGCCTTTGGGTCCCCCCGCCTGGCCTGTTACACCCTGGGTGGGGCCATCCTGCTCTTGAACGTCCTGCGCTCCCACTG CTTCACGCAGGCCATGCTGAGCCAGCCCCGGATGCAGAGCCTGGACAACCCCGCGGTCTACCACGTGGGCCTGGCACTCCTGGGAGTGGGTGGCGTGTTCGTCCTTTCCAGTTTCCTGGCGCTGGGCTTCACCGGGACCTTCCTAG GCGACTACTTCGGGATCCTCAAGGAGGCCAGAGTGACCATGTTCCCGTTCAGCGTCCTGGACAACCCCATGTACTGGGGCAGCACAGCCATCTACCTGGGCTGGGCCATTGT GGCCGCCAGACGCTGACCCAGCAGGGCTGCTCCCAGCCCTTCCCAGCCCATCTGTCCCCGACCTGGGGCCCCACAGACAGAGCTTCCCGTTGGCCCAAGCAACCAGATGTGTGGAAGCCCCAGAAGGTCCAAGGTGCTGGGATTCCTAGGGCATCAGCTCGTCAGCCTGAGAGACGCCCCTCCCCAAG GCACGCCAGCCCCACCGGCCTGCTGCTGACCGCGCTGGTGGCGCTCATCTACATGGTCGCCATCGTGTATGAGGA GCCCTTCACTGCCGAAATCTATCAGCAGAAAGCCTCCCAGGCCTACAAGAGGAGCTGA
- the PEMT gene encoding phosphatidylethanolamine N-methyltransferase isoform X11, whose protein sequence is MLIYQFYFMDCKLWHQVHECLGCYVFLVNCETIFSILLVCMHQDPNEVCTLHLVDVTPEPLTFFHVIYLGRRVARWEHKTRKLSKAFGSPRLACYTLGGAILLLNVLRSHCFTQAMLSQPRMQSLDNPAVYHVGLALLGVGGVFVLSSFLALGFTGTFLGDYFGILKEARVTMFPFSVLDNPMYWGSTAIYLGWAIVHASPTGLLLTALVALIYMVAIVYEEPFTAEIYQQKASQAYKRS, encoded by the exons ATGCTG atttATCAGTTTTACTTCATGGACTGTAAGCTCTGGCATCAAGTGCATGAATGTTTAGGATGTTATGTCTTCTTGGTTAATTGTGAAACAATCTTCTCTATCTTG TTGGTGTGTATGCATCAGGATCCAAATGAGGTCTGCACGTTGCACTTGGTGGACGTGACTCCTGAGCCCCTCACTTTCTTCCATGTCATCTACTTGGGGAGGAGA GTTGCGAGATGGGAACACAAGACCCGAAAGCTGAGCAAGGCCTTTGGGTCCCCCCGCCTGGCCTGTTACACCCTGGGTGGGGCCATCCTGCTCTTGAACGTCCTGCGCTCCCACTG CTTCACGCAGGCCATGCTGAGCCAGCCCCGGATGCAGAGCCTGGACAACCCCGCGGTCTACCACGTGGGCCTGGCACTCCTGGGAGTGGGTGGCGTGTTCGTCCTTTCCAGTTTCCTGGCGCTGGGCTTCACCGGGACCTTCCTAG GCGACTACTTCGGGATCCTCAAGGAGGCCAGAGTGACCATGTTCCCGTTCAGCGTCCTGGACAACCCCATGTACTGGGGCAGCACAGCCATCTACCTGGGCTGGGCCATTGT GCACGCCAGCCCCACCGGCCTGCTGCTGACCGCGCTGGTGGCGCTCATCTACATGGTCGCCATCGTGTATGAGGA GCCCTTCACTGCCGAAATCTATCAGCAGAAAGCCTCCCAGGCCTACAAGAGGAGCTGA
- the PEMT gene encoding phosphatidylethanolamine N-methyltransferase isoform X6: MWTSHHPLVDPILAQLLWRGMVPQAPRRNHAQVPVLKTDHPDALPTESCEMGTQDPKAEQGLWVPPPGLLHPGWGHPALERPALPLLHAGHAEPAPDAEPGQPRGLPRGPGTPGSGWRVRPFQFPGAGLHRDLPRRLLRDPQGGQSDHVPVQRPGQPHVLGQHSHLPGLGHCGRQTLTQQGCSQPFPAHLSPTWGPTDRASRWPKQPDVWKPQKVQGAGIPRASARQPERRPSPRHASPTGLLLTALVALIYMVAIVYEEPFTAEIYQQKASQAYKRS; this comes from the exons GACCTCTCATCACCCCTTGGTGGACCCCATCTTGGCCCAGCTACTCTGGAGGGGGATGGTCCCCCAGGCCCCCAGAAGGAACCATGCGCAGGTTCCTGTCCTGAAAACTGACCATCCAGATGCCCTCCCGACTGAGA GTTGCGAGATGGGAACACAAGACCCGAAAGCTGAGCAAGGCCTTTGGGTCCCCCCGCCTGGCCTGTTACACCCTGGGTGGGGCCATCCTGCTCTTGAACGTCCTGCGCTCCCACTG CTTCACGCAGGCCATGCTGAGCCAGCCCCGGATGCAGAGCCTGGACAACCCCGCGGTCTACCACGTGGGCCTGGCACTCCTGGGAGTGGGTGGCGTGTTCGTCCTTTCCAGTTTCCTGGCGCTGGGCTTCACCGGGACCTTCCTAG GCGACTACTTCGGGATCCTCAAGGAGGCCAGAGTGACCATGTTCCCGTTCAGCGTCCTGGACAACCCCATGTACTGGGGCAGCACAGCCATCTACCTGGGCTGGGCCATTGT GGCCGCCAGACGCTGACCCAGCAGGGCTGCTCCCAGCCCTTCCCAGCCCATCTGTCCCCGACCTGGGGCCCCACAGACAGAGCTTCCCGTTGGCCCAAGCAACCAGATGTGTGGAAGCCCCAGAAGGTCCAAGGTGCTGGGATTCCTAGGGCATCAGCTCGTCAGCCTGAGAGACGCCCCTCCCCAAG GCACGCCAGCCCCACCGGCCTGCTGCTGACCGCGCTGGTGGCGCTCATCTACATGGTCGCCATCGTGTATGAGGA GCCCTTCACTGCCGAAATCTATCAGCAGAAAGCCTCCCAGGCCTACAAGAGGAGCTGA
- the RASD1 gene encoding dexamethasone-induced Ras-related protein 1, giving the protein MKLSAMIKKMCPSDSELRIPAKNCYRMVVLGSSKVGKTAIVSRFLTGRFEDAYTPTIEDFHRKFYCIRGEIYQLDILDTSGNHPFPAMRRLSILTGDVFILVFSLDNRDSFEEVRRLKRQILDTKSCLKNKTKENVDVPLVICGNKGDRDFHRQVEPRDIHQLVGTDPGRCAYFEISAKRNSSLDQMFHALFAMANLPREMSPDLHRRVSAQHCEALHQKALQGKRLRRAGGDRDDALGILAPWARRPSVHSDLMYIREKASGGSQAKDKERCVIS; this is encoded by the exons ATGAAACTGTCCGCGATGATCAAGAAAATGTGCCCGAGCGACTCGGAGCTGAGGATCCCGGCCAAGAACTGCTACCGCATGGTGGTCCTCGGCTCGTCCAAGGTGGGCAAGACGGCCATCGTGTCGCGCTTCCTGACGGGCCGCTTCGAGGACGCCTACACGCCCACCATCGAGGACTTCCACCGCAAGTTCTACTGCATCCGCGGCGAGATCTACCAGCTGGACATCCTCGACACGTCCGGCAACCACCCATTCCCCGCCATGCGGCGCCTCTCCATCCTTACCG GAGACGTGTTCATCCTGGTGTTCAGCCTGGACAACCGCGACTCCTTCGAGGAGGTTCGGAGGCTCAAGCGGCAGATTCTCGACACCAAGTCGTGCCTGAAGAACAAGACCAAAGAGAACGTGGACGTGCCCCTGGTCATCTGTGGCAACAAGGGGGACCGCGACTTCCACCGCCAGGTCGAGCCGCGCGACATCCATCAGCTGGTGGGCACCGACCCCGGGCGCTGCGCCTACTTCGAGATCTCGGCCAAGAGGAACAGCAGCCTGGATCAGATGTTCCACGCGCTCTTCGCCATGGCCAACCTGCCGCGCGAGATGAGCCCGGACCTGCACCGCCGCGTGTCGGCGCAGCACTGCGAGGCGCTTCACCAGAAGGCGCTGCAGGGCAAGAGGCTGCGGCGAGCGGGCGGCGACCGCGACGACGCCTTGGGCATCCTGGCGCCCTGGGCGCGCAGGCCGAGTGTGCACAGCGACCTCATGTACATCCGCGAGAAGGCCAGCGGCGGCAGCCAGGCCAAGGACAAGGAGCGCTGCGTCATCAGCTAG
- the PEMT gene encoding phosphatidylethanolamine N-methyltransferase isoform X2: MCFLWELRPVTETFLLSPVGVQCHKPSQAAASHRCWTSHHPLVDPILAQLLWRGMVPQAPRRNHAQVPVLKTDHPDALPTESCEMGTQDPKAEQGLWVPPPGLLHPGWGHPALERPALPLLHAGHAEPAPDAEPGQPRGLPRGPGTPGSGWRVRPFQFPGAGLHRDLPRRLLRDPQGGQSDHVPVQRPGQPHVLGQHSHLPGLGHCGRQTLTQQGCSQPFPAHLSPTWGPTDRASRWPKQPDVWKPQKVQGAGIPRASARQPERRPSPRHASPTGLLLTALVALIYMVAIVYEEPFTAEIYQQKASQAYKRS, encoded by the exons tTTCTTGTGGGAGCTGAGACCAGTGACCGagaccttccttctctctcctgtgGGTGTTCAGTGCCATAAACCCTCCCAAGCCGCAGCATCCCACAGATGCTG GACCTCTCATCACCCCTTGGTGGACCCCATCTTGGCCCAGCTACTCTGGAGGGGGATGGTCCCCCAGGCCCCCAGAAGGAACCATGCGCAGGTTCCTGTCCTGAAAACTGACCATCCAGATGCCCTCCCGACTGAGA GTTGCGAGATGGGAACACAAGACCCGAAAGCTGAGCAAGGCCTTTGGGTCCCCCCGCCTGGCCTGTTACACCCTGGGTGGGGCCATCCTGCTCTTGAACGTCCTGCGCTCCCACTG CTTCACGCAGGCCATGCTGAGCCAGCCCCGGATGCAGAGCCTGGACAACCCCGCGGTCTACCACGTGGGCCTGGCACTCCTGGGAGTGGGTGGCGTGTTCGTCCTTTCCAGTTTCCTGGCGCTGGGCTTCACCGGGACCTTCCTAG GCGACTACTTCGGGATCCTCAAGGAGGCCAGAGTGACCATGTTCCCGTTCAGCGTCCTGGACAACCCCATGTACTGGGGCAGCACAGCCATCTACCTGGGCTGGGCCATTGT GGCCGCCAGACGCTGACCCAGCAGGGCTGCTCCCAGCCCTTCCCAGCCCATCTGTCCCCGACCTGGGGCCCCACAGACAGAGCTTCCCGTTGGCCCAAGCAACCAGATGTGTGGAAGCCCCAGAAGGTCCAAGGTGCTGGGATTCCTAGGGCATCAGCTCGTCAGCCTGAGAGACGCCCCTCCCCAAG GCACGCCAGCCCCACCGGCCTGCTGCTGACCGCGCTGGTGGCGCTCATCTACATGGTCGCCATCGTGTATGAGGA GCCCTTCACTGCCGAAATCTATCAGCAGAAAGCCTCCCAGGCCTACAAGAGGAGCTGA